In one window of Nocardia brasiliensis DNA:
- the rplX gene encoding 50S ribosomal protein L24 yields MKVHKGDTVLVISGKDKGAKGKVIQAYPAQNRVLVEGVNRIKKHVANSANQRGASSGGIVTQEAPIHVSNVMVVDSDGKPTRVGYRTDEESGKRVRISRNNGKDI; encoded by the coding sequence ATGAAGGTGCACAAGGGCGACACCGTGCTCGTCATCTCGGGTAAGGACAAGGGCGCGAAGGGCAAGGTCATTCAGGCCTACCCGGCGCAGAACCGGGTCCTCGTCGAGGGCGTGAACCGGATCAAGAAGCACGTCGCGAACTCCGCCAACCAGCGCGGCGCCTCCTCGGGCGGCATCGTGACCCAGGAAGCCCCGATCCACGTTTCCAACGTGATGGTCGTCGATTCCGATGGCAAGCCGACCCGCGTCGGCTACCGGACCGACGAAGAGAGCGGCAAGCGGGTCCGGATCTCCCGTAACAACGGGAAGGACATCTGA
- a CDS encoding Uma2 family endonuclease, whose product MTWEELEQLPEQVAQQIELWEGRVVWVRRGPAEHQEFTNLLWSGLRRCAREDMGANPQRCWRVHTETNIFFGPSGKSDFMTPDFLVHRCLPAPYQDVRADDVLLAGEVLSPANTQTDIDEKKARYAKSGIPWYWEVTLERERSAIAAIRAFALEAAPGDLPEGVHPLYPANYLLTGKWTPKDSSAITAEYPFPIHIPWSELEF is encoded by the coding sequence ATGACGTGGGAGGAACTCGAGCAGCTACCCGAGCAGGTCGCCCAGCAGATCGAGCTGTGGGAGGGGCGGGTGGTCTGGGTGCGGCGTGGGCCTGCCGAGCATCAGGAGTTCACCAACCTGCTGTGGAGCGGGTTACGGCGATGCGCACGGGAAGACATGGGCGCGAACCCCCAGCGGTGCTGGCGGGTCCATACCGAGACGAACATCTTCTTCGGGCCGTCGGGAAAGTCCGACTTCATGACGCCGGACTTCTTGGTGCACCGCTGCCTCCCAGCGCCCTACCAGGATGTTCGCGCCGACGATGTGCTGTTGGCGGGCGAGGTGCTTTCGCCCGCCAATACCCAAACTGACATAGACGAGAAGAAGGCGCGCTACGCGAAGTCGGGGATCCCCTGGTACTGGGAAGTGACACTCGAGCGTGAGCGCAGCGCCATCGCGGCGATCCGGGCGTTCGCGCTGGAGGCTGCTCCCGGCGACCTGCCGGAGGGCGTACATCCGCTGTATCCGGCCAACTATCTGCTCACTGGCAAGTGGACACCGAAGGACTCGTCGGCGATCACCGCCGAATACCCCTTCCCCATCCACATCCCCTGGTCAGAACTCGAGTTCTGA
- a CDS encoding WXG100 family type VII secretion target, protein MTDPAALSAEPEEVKALGRMAYQIADELQAGYSSLVADTKATIDSWSGNNAGVFTAAWAEFHEGADQVWDALFELAEKLGVTAETLRATDQSFATGISSLDLP, encoded by the coding sequence ATGACAGATCCAGCTGCGCTTTCGGCAGAACCTGAAGAGGTGAAGGCGCTAGGGCGAATGGCGTACCAGATCGCGGACGAGTTGCAGGCAGGGTACTCCTCGCTCGTCGCCGATACGAAGGCAACGATCGACAGCTGGTCAGGTAACAACGCTGGGGTGTTCACCGCTGCTTGGGCCGAGTTTCACGAGGGCGCGGATCAGGTGTGGGACGCACTGTTCGAGCTGGCCGAGAAGCTGGGAGTGACCGCGGAGACGCTTCGTGCGACCGACCAGTCGTTCGCGACCGGCATCAGCTCCTTGGATCTGCCGTGA
- a CDS encoding WXG100 family type VII secretion target: protein MSADTPAFSVELDKLEELAARMRGYKAAVTDRLAELEAKAKEVEGVWVGSAAVAYTEAHREWVAGVTDMRDGLAALEAALKAAHESYTSAATQTRRILGI from the coding sequence ATGAGTGCGGATACACCGGCCTTTTCGGTCGAACTCGACAAACTCGAAGAGTTGGCCGCGCGTATGCGCGGCTACAAAGCGGCGGTTACCGATCGCTTGGCGGAGCTCGAGGCGAAAGCCAAAGAGGTCGAAGGCGTTTGGGTCGGCAGCGCGGCCGTGGCGTACACCGAAGCTCACCGCGAGTGGGTTGCGGGCGTCACTGACATGCGGGACGGGCTCGCAGCACTGGAAGCTGCCCTGAAGGCGGCCCACGAGAGCTACACCAGCGCCGCCACCCAGACCCGACGGATCCTCGGCATATGA
- the rplE gene encoding 50S ribosomal protein L5: MTTTENKVQPRLKQRYRAEIKDALNSEFNYANVMQIPGVVKVVVNMGVGDAARDAKLINGAVRDLELITGQKPEIRKATKSIAQFKLREGMPIGAKVTLRGDRMWEFLDRLVSIALPRIRDFRGLSPKQFDGNGNYTFGLSEQSMFHEIDVDSIDRPRGMDITVVTTATNNEEGRALLKHLGFPFKEN; the protein is encoded by the coding sequence ATGACGACAACTGAGAACAAGGTTCAGCCCCGGCTGAAGCAGCGCTACCGCGCGGAGATCAAGGACGCGCTGAACAGCGAGTTCAACTACGCCAACGTGATGCAGATCCCGGGCGTCGTCAAGGTCGTCGTGAACATGGGTGTCGGTGACGCCGCCCGCGACGCCAAGCTGATCAACGGCGCGGTCCGCGACCTCGAGCTGATCACCGGCCAGAAGCCCGAGATCCGCAAGGCCACCAAGTCGATCGCGCAGTTCAAGCTGCGTGAGGGCATGCCGATCGGCGCGAAGGTCACCCTGCGTGGCGACCGCATGTGGGAGTTCCTGGATCGCCTGGTCTCCATCGCGCTGCCGCGTATCCGCGACTTCCGCGGCCTTTCGCCGAAGCAGTTCGACGGCAACGGCAACTACACGTTCGGCCTGAGCGAGCAGTCGATGTTCCACGAGATCGACGTGGACTCCATCGACCGCCCGCGCGGCATGGACATCACCGTGGTGACCACCGCGACCAACAACGAAGAAGGCCGCGCGCTGCTCAAGCACCTCGGCTTCCCGTTCAAGGAGAACTGA
- a CDS encoding type Z 30S ribosomal protein S14 → MAKKALVNKANAKPKFAVRAYTRCQRCGRPHAVYRKFGLCRVCLREMAHRGELPGVHKSSW, encoded by the coding sequence ATGGCTAAGAAAGCACTGGTCAACAAGGCCAACGCCAAGCCGAAGTTCGCGGTCCGCGCGTACACCCGCTGCCAGCGGTGCGGCCGTCCGCACGCGGTCTACCGCAAGTTCGGCCTCTGCCGCGTGTGCCTGCGCGAAATGGCGCACCGCGGCGAGCTCCCGGGCGTGCACAAGAGCTCCTGGTGA